GCCtctttggtgacttataatattttataaaaggagGTGCATTATTCAACATATAATGGCGACTTCTTGTTTTAGGTTAGTTGTGTGATTTTATTTCTGCATCTGACTCCATTTTCAGCAGTCAGTCAGGGCCACCATTGTTACAGATGCTACTGCAGTCAAGGGCCCTGTGGCAATAGGAGCCCCCAAAGTCTGATTTCTGTGGTTTGAAGGGGGCAGTGCTTGTGGGGAGTGGATTTGGGCCCCATTCTACTCGTCTGGATCCTTCAGGCCATGGGACCATATGACTAATGGATTAATAACTGGGGCTTCCTGGGGGGTAGGACCCTGCTTACTTAGTAGTATGGGACTTGTGATTCTTAATGGCGACGCAAAGTGCATTTGTTGTTTGGATTTTACAAAGGCTGATCTCATACAGTGACATAGTTACCAGGGCAGAGTATGGCTGTACCCAGGCCCACCATCCCGTGGGGACCTAACCTTGGTTATTGTATCTGCAATATCTTGCTATGGCATCTCCTGTGGTACAAGCCTTAGCGCAGCTGGGCCATGTGCTGtagctaaaggagaactaaaccctaaaaatgaatatggtcaaaaatgccatattttatatagtggattcattgcaccagcctaaagtttcagcttgtcaatagcagcaatgatccaggacttcaaccttgtcacagggggtcaccattttggaaactgtttgcgacactcacatgctcagtgggctctgagaagctgataagaagctaagcttaggggtcgttgcaaattattaagcagaaaatgaggttggactgtaatataagcttatgctacagggctgattattaaattctaatgctatttgcactggtttctgagcaggtttagtaattatctgtactaagtactaatcagccttattttgtgacatttctattctgtataaacattatattgtgagtgggtccctaagctcagtaagtgacagcagcacagagcatgtgcagtgaatcagcagaaaagaagttggggagctactggggcatctttggagggacAGATCCTTACaactaaagagctgtggttggcttgggctggtagccaacataatgtacatttctagcctacgtctttagttaggttttagttctccttaaagcaACTGCTCATAACTGAGGATTTAAAGCCCTTTACTTTTGTGGACTATACTCAGCATGATTGCTGCTCAACTCTAATGGGTATTGTActgcaactggagagctgtattatttgaatacaatTATTAAAGTGTTCTGAAGGCAAAATGTTTTACATGCATTAAAgattttttctgtttgtattttatatacaattcTATACTGAATTCATGCTAACACATTAGCTCTTTCTTCACAGTTATCCTATATTACATTACTAATAACGGGTAGacagtgaaacctcagtttttcatcccaatttttgtttttcctcAATTTACAAATTACAATGACTAATCTCgacgaactgcctcccaccggctagaatgtaaatcgccagcgggatggcactcagagagcttcattttctgaagccACCTGAAGTTTcctgcaactttgggcgacttcggaaaactaagcgatctgagtgccatcccgccggcgatttacattctagacggcggaaggcagttcagggagattagtcgcctcgaagagaAGATTTGAtgccgggcgactgatctccccaaatcattcagtgcgtgtatggtgggagataaGCCGACTGATATAGCAGaggacttggatatcggtcggtttGTCAATCAGGCTTAGTGCCTataaaggcacctgaacatcgcccACTATTAGTGCTGAATCAGATacatgtagaattctattgtttctacctctaTATATGACAATTCAGCGCAAACAGTTAGTACTGAAATGAACGATTTTTCCTGCgagattgtaattgtaatgtctatggccaatGGCCacctataggggcagatttatcaaaggtcgaggtgaatttttgaatgaaaaaaattacaattttgagctattttttgtgtacttcgactagggaatagtccaaattcgattcgaatttgaaaaaaatgtaaaaattggaatatcaaaatttatcatgtattgtctctttaaaaattcaacttccaccattcgccatctaaaacctgcagaattgctgttttagcgtaTGAGGGActtcctagaaactatttggagttaaaaaagttttttggggggggaaattcaaattgaattagatcgaatgcgctattccttcgatttgaacgattagaattcggccgaatatggacctattcattCGAAAATAGACCTATTCAACTTCATCTTTATTTCGGTTGGTccttttgaatttcgaagttttttcaattcaaaattcgacccttgataaatacgcccctaaGAGATGGAAAGCATcctaaaaaaatatgcataatttTTCTAATAAACTAACAGGTGTTCCCAGGCAATGCCCCTAAGATGGTACACTAGGGAGCTGATTTATCATAGAaggaaccagggtcggactggggggcccaccgggaccgctcCCCGCCGCCCCCTACTATGAGACGCCGCTCGGCGCTACGTGCATGTGCCGGCGAAAAAGACTACGTTTTTTCTAGAATCCCATTATGTGGGAGAGGGGGTCGGGCCCGGGcacatgagggtcggggcccaccgtgtttttcccggtgttccgccgagccagtccgacactggaaggaACTGGGGGATCTAGAAAAGTTATCTGAAGTTAGATTTGTTTTTTCTGATATCTGAGGTATCGAACTGACCTATTTATCAAACTCGATATCTAACAGCTGAATTACGCAGTCATTTTTCGTTGGATTGGCACGCGGCTACAAAACGCAGGTGGCAAGTCGGATgcaaacgcaggcgtcaaaatataattggactcaatgaaaagtcgcaggtaaaaacaaCATTACATCCGAGATGACACGAGAGTCCAATATgaacgcagaaagcagcgtcttcatccgacagtctaaCTGTGTaatttttacctgcgacttttcgttgagtccaattatattttgacACCTGTGATTGCATCCGACTTGCCACCTGCGTTTCACCGATCCGTCGAAAatgccgtggagttcagccctaagtgTGTTTATCATAATGTCTTGCCCGCTCTGTGCAGTTCATGATCAGTGGAGCAATACTGCCCAAAGAGTTCATTGTTAACAGGTTTTCATTACCATTCAttgtcataaaaatgtttttctttaaaaaatatagtgctacatttgttttgttgattttccattttctttgtagaTGATTAAGACCAGATCTTCCAAAGTTTCTGCATTGACAGAATATGTTAAGTGAGGATAAATGTGTTAATTGACAGGCTATGCAGCCATCAGTGTGGTGAAATCTACCCGAGTGCCTGATGATAGAAGTGCTTACAATCTGCTCATGTGCACTTTTGACACAACAAAGTAAAATATCTGAGGACTGCTGTAGTTTCTGTTTACGAACTTTCTTTTGTCTGTGCATTCTTATGAAGTCTGTGAGGTCCTCAGCCTCCCAATAGAGCAGGGGAACCCTCCATACCTGAAATGGGTTGGGGATATTGTTCCAAAATAATATGTTCTGTGCCTTGTTTTGCAGTGGTCTTccttttacttttaaaatgttgttGTAAGTATTTTTGTTGCATAAAGTGAACGTGCATACTTGTGATCAATAAGGTTACAACTAATTCTGGAACAAATATGTGTTCTTTAGGGTTATGGTGCACAGTATATTACGATGCGTAACCAAGTGTTACGATGCGTAAccaagcccaggtcccgagcattctggatagcaggtcccataactgtactatgtgccattgggtaattctaaataaaaaaattgccaatttCAAGAacgaagtattcattttgggggtatagttgaTGTTAGTTTAACTACTCCTTGATTTTGATTGAGAAATATGTGCATTTTGGCCCCCCACACTGCTCTGCCAGTCCAATCAAATCCAACTAAATAGGTCAGCTATACCGCTCCACATATGCCTTTACTGaaacccacaaccccccttttttttactgaaacgTTACCAACAAAcatttgggggccaattcactaacttcgagtgaaggattcgaagtaaaaaatttcgaagtttttttgagctacttcgaccttcgactatggcttcgaatcgaaggattcgtagtaaaaatcgttcaactattcgatagtcgaagtactgtctctttaaaaaaaactccgaccccctagttcgccatctaaaagctaccgaagtcaatgttagcctatggggaaggtccacataggcttgcctaactttttttgatcgaatttgatcgaatattttttcgttcgatcgaaggaattatccttcgatcgaactatctacgctaaatccttcgacttcgatattcgaagtcgaaggattttaattcctagtcgaatatcgagggttaattaaccctcgatattcgacccttagtgaatcggccccttgaacTTGCACCGGAACAATCAGGCAACTGAGATGTTTGGCCAGTCATATAGATGAATTCAGAGGAAAGTAAAGTTGCTTTTTGTTGGCCGATGACTGCCATGTGGTACAGGGTATCAATAGCTGGTAAGACACAACAGCAAAACACTGATCAAGTTGCATAATTGTTAGTGCAATTGGCGGAGGATGCCACACATGCAACAATTCAGCCAATGATACAAGTGTCTCACCATTACAGCATGTGGAAACGGTATGGCTCTTTTTAATGACTTGTGCGATATGTTCAGGTCATGATACAGGCCTATCAGGTaataaacaggccaaggtattcCAGAACATCATTCTGCAAGTACCAGAAacagatatttattttcattaaagtcTGAAACTACCCATGTGTAAATGGTGTCACAACCTGTAATGCCCTGGGAGGAGGGAAAGCCCATGTAGGGGTCACTCTATAACATAACCTCAAATACATTTATCCTAAAATCCTTACCTGTTATACAGTACCAGAGATATCAAAAGCTGGGTATTGGTTTAATTTAAAGTTCCCAGTCTAAACATGATGGGCTTCGGGCACTCAGGTCACACAGCAGTGACCATATAAGTAGtaatggtcattatattcttggttcGGTCCATACACTCAGGTAGagtgcgcgggtccattttttgaaaattcCCATAGGAAAGAATgtaacatgggtgagtttttatttattaaaatctgaactcacattttgataaatctgccccttaatgtaggtttcttttgtaacatctttttgtaaaTGTGCActgtaccttttataatattaaatataaaatacaataagtTTGTCTTTCATGCTAAACGAACCTAGCCCGAAAATGAGTAATTGTGAGGCTtagccctctgcatgctgaatggaaatgctAGTCTGTGTGTATGCGAATTAACCCTTCAGCTGCTGGcgtacttgttgaatcagtaggaactaaccCTAACTATAGCGAGAGTGTTTGATACCTTGTTGTATTGTGAGTTATTTCCTTTTAGAGAGAGCGGGGAAATAGTCACATTAGCATATcacatatattaaaggagaagtaaacccgttattaaaaaaaacccacctcCCTACCCTAGAAAGGCCCGCCcgcctccctcccccccagcctagctgcaacCCCGGTTGGCGTTTGGGGTGCTGTTGtgctagtctaacctgtgtgcaaggtgggtgaaaGACTGAATTAGTGACCCCCTGAAGTCACGTGCAGCACAGTTCAAAATGGTGGATTTTTATTTCCTACCAGAAGCagtattatttttaactttaaaaaatggtaaatgaatgttgtttttttaaagtataagaaaacctttaaacatTTACTCCATTCCCCAAAATCACATACTTCACGCTCAGCATTCAGTCTAACCTCTTTCGTAGCATAGCACAGATCATCCACTTCCTCTACCAGCATGAAGCTCctattcttttttgttttctgagGCAGTCCCCTTATTTGACTCTCTTTACTGAGCATGACTTAAAAGCCCTGCTGGCAGATAAggtcctactgagcatgtgcagcattttttttttttattttgcaagctCAAGCCTGCCTGGTGATGTCACACATGGGGAGGGGTATACAGATGCCAAGTAGAGAGACTATATCATGGCAGCTCTGTCAGGAAAACAGTGGTGGAAGAGAAACTCtcccactctcagcatctgtttctcttcattctgtcttgcaGCAATTgagtgtcagatagtcattgatgGTTAGATCCATTATGtcttatagggaggcttcctttcctagcagatgaattagagctcactcaaataactgattccagtacaaacaaaataattttgcacaaattctgcatgtagagagacatgatgtctggtgattttaatagtgacctctaatatatcttctagggctaggcaaaaggagccccccccccataagatatattggatgtacctgtcaatgaatatctgacgccCAACTCGTGCAAGAAAAGAGAAtgaaggagaaacagatgctgagagagggatagtgaagataaacttgattatttccggAACAGTAcagattttaattgattatatttagaatacttcttatttcagtatgctgaagcatatattaaatttttattttcctgaTAGGTCCCTTTTAAAGCTAGTAAAGGAGAGTGGCAACGTTAtaattcattaatgaaaaaaaataactctAGAGAGAAGAACCAGAAAACACTCCTTTATGCCAGAgattatgaattaaaaaaaaagaaagatacaaAACAGCCATGGTAATAAAATGCAGAGAACAAATATTTTGCTGAAACTTCACTAGACATCACAGGCAGCCATCAATCAGATTTAGAGGTGCCTTTTCAATAATTTAAACAACTGTTCCTATGCTGTAGCACAATCATATAGAATAATAACGTGGCTCCCTATTCCTATATATGTCTAACAAGTATTTTCTgtacattcagaaaaaaatggcaCACGAGGTGAAGGAACGATTATAATGCTGGATAACTATCATAGGGTAACAAACAGGTTTCAATTTTACTTTAATATCTAGGCCATCCTTGCTAGAAGCAAATGCcgtaggataaaaaaaaaaaaccagataaaAGCATGTTTTTATATCACTGCCATAAAGACAGAACATTATTCCTCTTGTGCCTACTAAGTTTGGTACTTATTTACTGGAACTAAAGTAGATGTTCTATAATGTGGTATTTTAAGTGGAAAAGTTGTGACATATACATATCGTATGTGAATCCCTTTAAAACGGAATAAGAGATTTTCTAATAGTGTAGGTGCAACGTTTCCAAGCTGTCATATGAATAAATCCTTAGTCTAGAACTTAAATCATATCCTACAATTGAACTGTAAGTGCTCTACGAACACCCCTATTGTGAGGCTATAGAATGTACCAATCAGTAAGTTCAATGATCAGTTCTACATCTGTCTATTGCTATAGGCTGGAACAAAACATTGTACTTGGGACTTGATTGAATGTAGATGCCTATTGGGACAAGGCATCAACGTTTACCTCCCTGGTGTGCTTAAATATGCccacaaaggggttgttcacctttaaattaacttttagtataatgtagagtgggatattctgagacaatttgcaattggttttcatttttgatggtttttgagatagtgttttattcagtaactctccagtttgcaatttaagccatccggttgctagggtcctaattcccctagcaaccatgcaataatttgaataagagaccggaatatgaataggagacggagtgaacagaaagatgagtaatatgtatcaataactataaatgtgttgccttacagatcacttgtttttagataggatcagtgacccccatttgaaaagagtcagaagaaggcaaataattctatgaagaccaattgaaaagttgcttagaattggcagctCTGTAGCAcagtaaatgttaacttaaaagtgaaccacccctttagctaACTCCAGCCTTTAGAATCTATAGAACCGGAGTTAAAATGTTCTTTCTAAGACAATGTCCTGAAATGATAAAACAGAACTGGCATAATATTGAGATTTTGCTCTTGCAACAGCCTCTCCTATCATAATGCAGTCTTTTGGGAGCGAACACTGTAAATAACACACACGACATAACAAAAAGCACAGGCACTGCTATATACATGCTTTTAGAGGGAGAGTTCGGAGTAAACCATGGAGAGCAGCAATATGGAGGACATGGGATCTTCACAGGAAGTGAATGCAAGACAAAGCAGAAATCATGAAGTCATCCATGGTCAAGTTCCTCATAAGCTTATTGGAGCTTTTAAAAGACGTCTCCTGCTCCCTGTTCGACGAGGTACTGCACTGCTCCCTGAGCAGTGACCCTGCGTGCCAACACACGCATGCCTTGCTCTGTAGATCCAAGCCATGCACAGTCCTCTGAAGATACAGATGAGGAAGGCAAAGAAGGGGTGACCTGGGGGCTGTCACGGGAGGCAGGGGCTGGAACAGCAGTTTCCATCATTTCACCAAGGAGTGGAGGCTCCTGAACTTCAGAAGAGATTCcactacaaaatgcaaaaaaggaggGGGAAATgaataagcaattaaaaaaagaattgcccAGTACTAACCATAACTTGTGCAATTAATAATATCCAGCATTTAAGCTTTATTTCCAGCCTGCTCTACAAAAAAGTATCTCCACTGACACAAGCTACATCAAGTAGGATCCCGCTGGGCTATCTAGTCGCAATGATTAGAAGGTCATCCAAGCTCATCAATTTTGCCATGGTGGAATCATCTTTATATATGTTTAGCTTTATACCTCAGGTACCTCCAACTGTTCCATTTTAGACtttttagaattctctggtaccTTCAAGTCACCTTTTTAAGATGTAAGCCACTCATGGAGAATTGTTAGTCACAGATATAGCACCTTCTCTTTCCTTCACTTCTTTTCCTGAATCTCAGGCAGATTCAGAGGAAGTTGTCGGCATTTCCTAATTAGCATACCCTGGTGATGTCAGTGAGTGACGAGCAGAACTGAGCAACTGCAGCCCCAGCCCCTCCCCCATCTTCTTCTGCGTATAATGGTCTCCATTATATATACCACAAATATTTACAAGCCATTAAACCATTTTACTACCTTTAGggtcaatgttttttattttttctcagttttttctGTAACTGCCTGCATCCTATGATATACTGCATATCAGTATTAAGTTCCCCAATCCCAAAACAACAGCTGCGGTTCTGTAACTCCCTGTATCTTATGATAAAGTGTTTCTGAACATCAGTATCATGTTCTCTAATCACAAACAGTTGCAGTGCTGTTTGTAttctgtaactcccagcatcctacgACACAGTACTTCTGACcatcagctttaaaggggttgttcaccttcaaacacttttatcagatcagttggtttcagattgttcaccagatataaagactttttccaactactttctatttgtgaccgtttttataatattgaagtgtaaatgttttttttcaccttctaaagcatctctgggaggGGGAGTCACAGACTCTTAactattttaaattgatacatttagttgatacatttgttatctttgtccctgttgagcaaaATCCCtcagtttcattacaggcagctgttataattgatacaatagttgctaatactccagagatgctgctgagaaatgtgtcaactaactatcaactaatgtagcaaattgtaacagttcatacTGCACCTGgttcactgagctgccagactgagaccccagagacagaaacattaaactttgAACTCCCTCCCCCCCAATCTTACAGGCATTGCCCCCCTCGCCTCTCCGCGATGTGGTTGTTGGGGTCAAGTCAGGTATTGCCATTCAACGGTGCATGCACAAATCCGCATTGAGACCAGAGGACTACACGCGACTGGGAGCTCGgctgcacttctctgcatttaaggctcagaatttttaaaggagaactaaaccctaaaaattaatagggctaaaatgcaatgttttatatactgaagttattgcaccaacctaaagtttcagcttcttattagcagcaatgatccaggacttcaaacatgtcacaggggggggtcaccatcttggaaagtgtctgtgacactcacatgctcagtgggctctgagcagctgttgagaagctaagcttaggggttgtcacaaattatcaagcagaaaatgaggttggtctgtaatataagctgatgctacagggctgattattaaattctgatgctagttgcactggtttctgtgctgccatgtagtaattgtctgtattaattactactatgtgtactgtatattttgagtcagtcgctaagctcagtaagtgacagcagcacagagcatgtgaagtaaatcatcagaaaagaagatggggagctactggggcatctttggagacacagatctttactgctaaagggctttggttgtctggagctggtacagaagcccaaaacataatgtacaacatttctaccctacttctttagtttaactttccttgtcctttaaaagggttCTTGTAACACTAAAGCACATTGCGGGGAGAGAGGGGGGGCAATGCCTGTGAGATTggggggcttttggtaggggggtttagttctcctttaatgtcagtCACCACTCTCCTGCTGATAAGTGTATTAGACTCAGGGTAATATGTTTTTAAACACTGTTGTTTTTAAGAGAAGGAACTTTCTGTCTGTATAACAAACGGCATTAATTGTGGGGAAGCAAATCCCCCATGTGCCAGTAgcttacagagagagagaaacacaCAGACAGGAAGGTGGGAGGGGTTTTCCTGCTActgcagagttcagcctgtcagtacTATGACCATTTCCTGTGGGAGCAGAAACATTCCCACCCCTCATTTCACTctagttaaagttttttttctgtagctcTGACATAATGATGTTTTTAGGAGGTAAAATTCATTCAAAACTTGTTTTTCCTGCATTATTACATATTTTGAGGAAGGATGAATAATGTAACTGAATAGGAACGTTATATAAAATATCTGGAAAGAGTCTCTGAACTCAAGTTCTCCTCAAGTCGTATTGGTTTGTTCacttccctttaaaaataaacatgtgaAATCGATTACTAATCAACATTTCTGCATTTTTACTCTCTTACCTGGACTGCAGCGAAGCAGCCACAGACCCTGAGGTGTTTGCAGATGGGTGGAAAGAGGCGAACATCCTAATTGGAGGGCTAGAAAACAAAGAACACAATTAGAAGAGCGCAATCAAGTGTAGGCAAGGGAAACTACACTACAATGTAAAAACCTGTGAAACCCAAAAATACAAAGACTCGTTTACTTATATACATGCAAGTGTCTTTCAGTTTAGTAAGGTGCAACAACCATTCATTTAAGAGTTTAGCTTTGTCCAGtgcagtttttttccacaaataaatGACTGTTTCTGTAGCCtatcgtctcactgtatattcgtatactgctgagatgacaataaagtttactttgtaGCACAGTAGAATTTATTGCCAAATaagctttaaagggcaccaatcataactaaaaacatttcactatgtgaaagttcaagaaatcagatTGTTAAGATAgctagaattgtttgtataatgtaaatcatcagctcactataccttctgcaatatctccactgcagttctagctgaggcaggcatcttggatttcactggctcctcctacctatatcctcacagctctgaaatctcgcacatgctcagttgaaattccttggttgcttagaAACGTTTCTAAGCTATTTACAAAtcagtaggaatgcaccgaatccaggattcggtttgggattcggcctttttcagcaggattcggccgaatccttctgcctggccaaacagaatctgaatcctaatttggggcaggaagggaaatcgcgtgactttttgtcacaaaacaaggaagtaaaaaatgttttccccttcccacccctaatttgcatatgcaaattagggttcggattcggtttggtattctgccgaatctttcgcaaaggattcaggggttcggtcgaatccaaaatagtggattcggtgcatccctacaaatcaGTGTTAACAGCTGTTCAATAGTGCTGCCTccttctggaagttagtgtgtgcccttcatttgcataatgacatcaccagcaggtgacaagatagggaaatctactgatacttctagtggaggagtttactaaaacaaggcattctgggtaaaatACTCAGGGCAGTGCTACAATTTGAGCATGCTCGTGaactttgcatgttatagtcactgtatggactccctcagtgaaagaacccatttgacaaagtaagggattttttaaaacttgcagtttttttttttttacaaaaaactatatatgtagtttgattacatgtttaggttgtactggtcagattgttaatatgtgtttgattttggctgtgataggtgtcctttaaataaatgtgtaatacTTAACTGAAACTGATGTTACATTGCGGTTTATCCCCTTAGACAATAGAAAGTGCCATGGAAATAAGCAGACGCACATAATGTATTTGAGCACTATTGGTGGCAACCTGCTAGCACCTCCCTTTCAAGAGAACAGTTGGGGCAAGAAGAATAATGGAAATTCTGCAAATGGGCTTTTTGACATCGTCACCTTAGGTTGCTAGAAAAATGCAGCGGGCGAAAGCTACTTAGTTTGGCATAATGCTTTTTGATACAAAGGCAtgctttttttgttacttttcattaccttaggacagagatccccaaccttttgaacccatgagaaacattcagaagtaaaagggttggggagcaacactagcatgaaaacaggaaattgtttcatacataccgtaatttctgtttcctggtcacttccatggcagcattcaccaacgggTTAACTTCCCCCtgcaggccagcggacaggacctcccactaTCAATTTAAAAGTTCCACCTCTTCCCTTACCCC
This Xenopus laevis strain J_2021 chromosome 8S, Xenopus_laevis_v10.1, whole genome shotgun sequence DNA region includes the following protein-coding sequences:
- the LOC108700566 gene encoding protein CutA homolog gives rise to the protein MASDSYVSGSLSAAYVTCPNDTVAKDIGQYVSDWLIYNKITFLFTNFLLSVHSYEVCEVLSLPIEQGNPPYLKWVGDIVPK